TACTGCTTTTTAGGCATTCTCTGTTtattggacattaatcctttatTGACTGTTTGTGCTACAAGCAACTTCTCCCACTCTGGTTTTACTTTTCGTTCTTTTTAGGGTGTCTTGGgataaaaagaaattcttaatttGAATGTAGTTaaaattatttgtcttttcctttccattGTTCCCAAATTTGGATCACTTGTTGTTCCTGCACAATTTATTGAAGGAGTTGGTCCTGTCCCCACTGCTCTGCAGTGTCCCCTCTGTCGTAGCAAGTGTCAGTGTGTGTGGATCTGTTTCCAAGCTCTGTTCAATCCTATTCCTTCCGCTGCAATCGAATCTGCGGTTTAACTTgcccatttaatttttgatttcattaaaagtatttttctagATGTTCTAgatgtttctttttcaaatcttCATGGTCATTTTAATGGTCATTAGTTCCTCTCTCATACTTTTGATAgtcttttatttctctaaacTTACTGAAATTGTTTCAAAACTGCCTGAACTGAAAATTAGTCATTGGGcaatttattttacagatagaCTTGCACACATGCCAAATGATATTTGGACACGGTTATTCATCCCAACATTATTTATGAGaatagcaaaagattggaaacacCCTAAATGTTCATCAGTTGGGCTGGTTAAATAAACTATTATACGTCCATACAAAAGAGAATCAAtacagaagaaaggaaggaagagagagagaaaggatgctCTTAAGGTACTGATCTAGATCTAGATTCCaaaaagcaaggtgcagaacAGTCTGCTACCTTTAGGGTACAACAAGTGGACAATAGGAATCTATAAAATGCAAATACAGGTTCCTGTTGTCCACAACATCAATATAGAAAAATCCATAGCTGTCGTATCTACCATCGCTACTcctatgaaacaaacaaacaaacaaaaacaaacaaacaaacaaaccaaaaaacctggtcttgggcttccccggtggcgcagtggttgagagtccgcctgccgatgcaggggacacgggttcgtgccccggtccgggaagatcccacatgccgcggagcggctgggcccgtgagccatggccgctgagcctgcacatccggagcctgtgctccgcaacgggagaggccacaacagtgagaggcccacgtaccgcaaacaaaacaaaacaaaacaaaaaccctggtCTTCAGCAGCCCTGGGACAAGTTCTGAGTCACTAGGAAATCGCTAGGGGTGGTGAATCTAGGGGTCTTTGGTGGTCCTAAGAGTGTCCAGAGATATTTGGGGGTCTCCATTGCCCTTAGGGGTGTCTACTCATATTTGAGGGGCCACGGTGCCTTTGTTGGCATGTTGGCATCTAGGGATATTTGAGATCCACGGAGTCCCCCGGTTTGGGGGTCCCTGGCCTGACGGACGCTGACGACCTCTCGCTCCCCACCTGTCTTCCCGCAGGAGCCCCGCAGCCTGGGCGCAGCCTCTCCGCCAAAGGCTGAGGCCAGCACTCCCCGCCGCTTCCGGCGGGCAGCGACTCGAGGAGAGGCGGCGGGGGCTGTGCAGGAGCTGGCGCGGGCGCTGGCGCACCTGCTGGAGGCCGAACGGCAGGAGCGGGCGCGGGCCGAGGCGCAGGAGGCTGAGGATCAGCAAGCGCGCGTCCTGGCGCAGCTGCTGCGCGTCTGGGGCGCGCCCCGCACCAACGACCCGGCGCTGGGCCTGGAGGACGACCCCGACGCGCCAGCCGCGCAGCTCGCCCGAGCCCTGCTCCGCGCCCGCCTGGACCCCGCCGCCCTCGCAGCCCAGCTTGTTCCCGCCTCTGCCCCCGCCGCGGCACTCAGACCCCGGCCCCCAGTCTACGACGACGGCCCCACGGGCCCAGATGCCGAGGACGCCGGCGACGAGACGCCGGACCTGGATCCGGAGCTGCTGAGGTCTCCCCCACAAGGGGTggtcggggcgggggcgggcgccTACATCCCGGGAGGAGGAGGGCGAGGAGCGGCGGGGGCCTGCTTCACGGGGTGGAGGTGCGAACACCTAGGTCCTGGAACCCTGGGAGGGAATTTTCTAGTCCTGGACCTAGGGTGTGGAGGCAGAGATGCCTGGCCGGCTTCCTTCGTCCGAATGGGAGGCGGGGAAACTATAGTTTCAGGGATGGAAGGGGGAGACATCCGTCTCCTGGAAGCAGTGGGAGGCCTGGGTGGGAGGAGGCTGCCAGGTCCCCAGGCGGTCAGGGATAGCGGCGCTGTCCAGGTCCTAGGGCCGGGGCGTTGGCGCACGGACACGTCCTCACTGCATTCCGCTCTGCTCCCCTGCAGGTATTTGTTGGGGCGGATCCTCGCGGGAAGCGCAGACCCCGAAGCTGTGGCTGCCCCGCGTCGCCTCCGCCGAGCCGCTGACCAGGACCTGGGCCCTGAGGTTCCCCCTGAGGGCGTGCTGGGGGCCCTGCTGCGCGTGAAGCGTCTGGAGACCCCCGCACCCCAGCCCCCAGCGCGCCGCCTCCTGCCTTGAGCACCGCCTGGATCAGCGCGCCGCCTCCTGCCCTGAGCACCGCCTGGATCCTGCGCGTACTCCGGGGGCCCAGGACCGCCTCGCCCCTGACTCCCCGACAGCCAGTTGCTGCCCTGGAACCCCAAGATCCGCACCCCTGACCCCACAATAAATATGATCTGAAGCAACTGTGTGCTTGTTTGAGTGGCAGTGTCTAGGGGGCCGGTGGACTGGGTGGAGACGGCTGCCCTCAGACAAGGGGAAAGGGGCCCCTGCCCTCCATCCTGCACTTTTGAGACAACCCCTGCCTCAGTCTTTGCCTCTCCTCACTGGAGAGATACCCATATGGACAATGGCAGTGCCCACCCGGATTTTGTGCCGTTTCTAGGCCTCGCTTGGGAATGGGGAGCCAAGAAGACTTTGAAGCCACTTTCAGCGGCATCTTCTGGGGGTCCATCCTCCTGGGGACCAAGTGGTGGTCAAGGGGTGGCTGTTTGTGAGGCATGTGAGTAGAGCTTGGGCGGTGCTGGCACGACCACTTGCACACATGTGGTGGGCTGCCGGCCAGGGGCCAGCCCTCCCAACACCATCACCTCCTGGCCTGGAACTCTCTGGGCCCTGAGGAAGTGTATTAGTCAAGGTAGGAGGATAGGATGTATTTTGTTAGTTTGATATGTAATGTTTAGTTATATAGTACAGAAGCCATTCTATCTGTACTCTTATCCCAGCCCTGAAGGTACTGGGAGTTGGTGTGGTAACTGGTTTGTGGTCATGGCCTGTGCACTGGCTATTCCCTCTGCCCCTAGTTATCCACAAGTTTTTACCCAAATGTCACCTACTCAGTAAGGCTTTCCTTGACCTCCCTGTCACTCTGTTCCTTTGCCTGCCTTCAATACATAGCCTTATGTTATATCTACAAGGGCAGGGGCTTTTAGTCTCTTGcttgcctctatttttttttctttttgaggtacgcgggcctctcactgttgtggcctctcccgctgcggagcacaggctccggacgcgcaggctcagcggccatggctcacgggcccagtcgctccgcggcacgtgggatcttcccggaccggggcacgaacccgtgtcccctgcatcggcaggcggactctcaaccactgcgccaccagggaagccctcccccacaTTTCTTGAATGAAATAATTCTCACAATTCAAGTAACATTCTCCCCAGTCTCATTCCCACCCACATAACACTTGGCATGGAGGCAGCTTTGACACCTAAGAACACTATTTAATTTTGCACAAAATCAACTTGACATAATATATAACCAACGCTACGGCCCCACATTGCCAAAAAGCCCATCACCAAAAGAAAACATCCCCGGGAGAAGGGTCCATCTATCCCCAGTACACCGACAGTGTCCCACACAGCTAGTTGCTGGGGtcggggagtggggggggggggggggcgggcaggtCTCAAGTGAAGGAACCACCACCCTGGTCTGGGGGAGGGTCCACTTTTCTAGACCAAGAACttcaggccacagagcagccacaGCGGCACATGGCCTTCTGGTGCCGGCCTTTATCCCCACCTGGCCCTGCCATGGCCTCCTTTGCCATGGCCTCTCGGACTCTTTGGATCTCATGGATGAGCAGGGAGAAGGCCTCCTCCACACCTTGGCGTGTCTTGGCTGAGGTCTCCACAAAAGGGGCCCCCCAGCTCTTCGCgagggctgcagcagcagcacgAGCATCTCCGGTGGTGGTCACAAGGTCACACTTGTTGCCCACAAGGACGAGGGGCTGGGTGTGGTGTGGGCCCCAGGTGGCCCGCATCTGCTGCAGCTGGGCTAGAGACGAGGGGTCATCCAGGGCGAAGACACCCAGCACACCATCCCCAATCGCCACACACTGGTCACGCAGGGCCCGATGAGTGGCCTGCCCCGCCGTGTCCAGCACATTCAGAATGCAGCCTCCGTGGTCCAGGGCCATCTCCTTCCAGTAGGAATCCTGGATGGTGGGGTCGTGGTCTTCCACGAAGCACTGGTGGTTCAGCTGGATGGTCAGCGCGCTCTTTCCCACGCCACTCGCGCCCACGACCACGGCCTTGTACTCAGGCAGCTGCTTGCCAACACCCCTGGAGGGTGCCCGAGCCCTGTGGCTCTGCTCCTGGGAGCTAGGGCTCCAGGTGCCCAGGCCCAGATCAATCATGCTAGGCTTTGTTGGCAGCGCCATGGCCCCAAGTGGGCAGCTCAGGGAAGAGATGTGGATAGCAGGCCCTGCAggtggaaagagaagaaagacaatgggggtggggggttgggaggTTAGGTGAGACCATTTAGGGGCAAGGGGACAGCCGGGTGTCATCGaatcaacatttactgagtgcctagtGTGTGCTAATCACCTAATATACTATGATACATTATTTATGTTGTTTATTCTCTCTCACTCCCTTTTACCACATAAACGCTGTgagattttaaaaacagcttaATTAACTTATAGACCGTAAAGTTAACCTAgctaaagtgtacaattcaatgtttttttagtacattcacgaaGTTGTGGGACCTTCGCCAtagtctaattttagaacatttccagtCACCCGGAAAAGACACCCCCTGCCCATTAGCAGTCCCTCCCCATTCCggagggagggcagggatttCGTCGGTTTTGGTTTCGGATTGTGTCACCATTGGACCCCAACCTGGCACACTGCTAGTCATAGTTGGTGCAAAGCAACATTCCTGCCCCCAGGAGCTTACGTTTTAAAAGATGGAGACAATAAACCAAATAGGTAAGCAAATGATGAGGTCTGTTAGCCATTGTCATTGGAATTTAGTCTTTATTACTTATTCAACATACAGCTGTTGAGAACCTACTGTGGGGCAAGGACAAAGAGGTGGGGAAAAAACAGATTAAGAAACCCCTGGCCCTCATGAACGTGACATTCTAGTCAGGAAGACAGACAACAACAAAGACAAATCAGTAAAAAATGTTTCAGCAATAGGTGATAAGCAGGCAGAAGGTGCTTGGTTAATGTTAGGTATTtctattataatttaattttcattcattaattcgaGGACCTTCCTGCGTGCCAGGCATTGTGATGGGTgcagggatggggggtggggtggggggcggggataTGGCTGAGAACAAAATAGAGTCCCTGCCCTTGGGAGGGTTAGATTCTGAAAGTGACAAAGAGACAATAAACAAGATAAGCAAGTAAATTACCATGTAGTTAGAAGAGGATGGGCACACAGCAGGTACTCAATTAGCGTTCACTATTAATACTAAGTCACCATTAACCCATTCAATACACATCCTGGTCTTGGTTCGGTGTGTGGCCTCAGGAAATGCATCATAATGGCTGCGGCCCCAAGTGTCCCAGGAAGCCCTGGGACAGTGGCAGCTGGGGGGCAGGTGGTGAGTTTGAGGGATccacagggggtgggggtggaggggggttcTGTGGAATTTGGGATCCGGGGGTCAGGGTTGGGGGGCTAGGTCCCAGGTGGGGATCCAGCTGTGGGGCCCTCAGCCCAGAGAGGATCCCTGAAAAGAGTTGTGGAATGTGCTCGCCCAGGAAGAAGGGGGCCATGATGAGGAGATGTAAGCAGAGGACAGAGCTGAGGGGAGGGGGGCAGCGAGGAGGCCAGGGCAGTAATGCGGGCCACCAGTGCGGGATCTGGATGAGCCGGGTGGGATTCAGAGATGTTCCGAAGGCAGGCCTGACAGGATTTGCTGAGGGACTGGGAAAAAGGGGAGGGAGTCCAGGCGACTGGAGAGGTGGGTGCCGTCTCCCGAGGCAGGGCCTGGTGAGGGGGCCCTCGCTCCGGGCGGGGCGGTCGCTGGGGCTGACACCCAGAGCAccggacactggcagcagagggCCGGCCGGCCGACCTCCCGACACCTGGAGGGGCGCTAGGCTGGCGGCGCCATGGCCGCTTCGTCAAGGAACCGTGAGGCTCGGGGAAGTGAGCCGCGGTGACtggcccgaggtcacacagcccaTGGCAGGGCGACACGGGAATATGGAAGCACCGCAGTGCCAAGTGCCAGTGGAGCACTGTCGGGGGTCCCTCCCCCACGCCCGTACCCCTTCCTTTGTGTCACCTCCCTGACCTGAGGGGAGCGGGGGGCGCCCCCCCAAGCGCAGTCCCACCCCCTTCCAGGCTGGCCCGGGCCCCGTACACGTATCCCCTAAGCCCGGGCGGCTGGCCagcgtggggctgggaggggggacCCCCAGTTTCACCCCGAAGCCGTTACCCCGTGCTCGGCCTGGACCTCCCCGCTCAGCTCCCGGC
Above is a window of Mesoplodon densirostris isolate mMesDen1 chromosome X, mMesDen1 primary haplotype, whole genome shotgun sequence DNA encoding:
- the PCSK1N gene encoding proSAAS, whose amino-acid sequence is MAGSPLLRGPRAGGVGLLVLLLLGLLEPPPALCARPVKEPRSLGAASPPKAEASTPRRFRRAATRGEAAGAVQELARALAHLLEAERQERARAEAQEAEDQQARVLAQLLRVWGAPRTNDPALGLEDDPDAPAAQLARALLRARLDPAALAAQLVPASAPAAALRPRPPVYDDGPTGPDAEDAGDETPDLDPELLRYLLGRILAGSADPEAVAAPRRLRRAADQDLGPEVPPEGVLGALLRVKRLETPAPQPPARRLLP
- the ERAS gene encoding GTPase ERas; translation: MALPTKPSMIDLGLGTWSPSSQEQSHRARAPSRGVGKQLPEYKAVVVGASGVGKSALTIQLNHQCFVEDHDPTIQDSYWKEMALDHGGCILNVLDTAGQATHRALRDQCVAIGDGVLGVFALDDPSSLAQLQQMRATWGPHHTQPLVLVGNKCDLVTTTGDARAAAAALAKSWGAPFVETSAKTRQGVEEAFSLLIHEIQRVREAMAKEAMAGPGGDKGRHQKAMCRCGCSVA